Below is a genomic region from candidate division SR1 bacterium Aalborg_AAW-1.
GTATAATATCTTGATTAATATTCATGTGTTGTGCTAGTTTTTTAACCTCAGATTTGAGAAGATTTCATATGGGACTAAGATCTACTCAACCATCACCATATTTTGTAAAGAATCATATGCCATAATCTTCTACTTTATTTCCTGTTCCTATAACTAATCATTGATTTGCTTGTGCAATCGCATAAAGCGTAGCCATTCTTAATCTTGATCTGGTATTAACAAGGGCCATATAAAGTTCATCTTCAGCATATCATACATGAAGAAGAGTTTCTTTGATTGTTTCAAATGTCTTAGTAAGATCAATAGTATGAGATTTTATATTTGGATAGTTGCTTTGTAACCAATCCATATGGTTATTTGCACGATTGAGTTCTTCAATATTTTGATGGATAGGCATAGATATTAATATCGTAATAAGATCTGTTTTTGCACAGAGTGTAGAAACTGTAGCAGAGTCAATTCCTCCACTAATACCTACAATACAAGCTTTGCTCTGAGCTGTATTAGTTACATAATTTTTAATATCTGTAACAAGCTTGTTTTCTATCGTATTATAATCAAGATTTCTGTTGGTTGCTTTATATGTTGTCATAGTAGTACACTTGTAAGAAGTAAAAATTTATGAAATGTTGCTATTGTAAGAAGATAATAATGCTTCGAGTTCTTGAGAAGTAATAAGTATCGCTCATTGTTGTTGAAGATTATATTGTACTATATTTCCTTGTTCTGGTGATATAGAAGCAATTGCATCGGTGATAAGATAGGTTTTATATTGTTGAGCTAATGCTTCTAATACCGTATCTTGTATGCAATAATCAGTAGCTACTCCTGTTATGATAAGGCTATGAATACGATGTTTCCTCAGTACATCATTTAAGTCTGTTCAACCAAATCATCAATAAGGATGTTTATCTACTTGATGTCATTTACTGATATGAATATCAAATAATTCTGGAGTAAGTGGTGGCATGAGTTCATGACTATTTGTTTCAGACCTAGCATGATCTGGTCGAAGAGTATCGGTTTGGTTTCTTCTGGATTGGAGATAAGACTTGAGTTGGTCTACTCAGAACGCTGCTGTGTCAGATAATCTATTTTTTTCGTTAGTTCGATGTTGTATTTCATCATATGATATCATATCAAAAGGTTGTTTATCCTTATAGCTTGATGCGAAACTAATATGTCCATTAGGGTGTGATTCGAAGACATTAATGATTAAAAGATTATTATTCTGACAGATATTAATTATTGTTTTAGTCTGTTGCGCGACTAACTCACCATTAGGTACATAGAGTTCATGGAGTGTCTTATCTTCAAAAGTTTTTATATTATCGATACTGAGAAGGGCTATTCCATTATTGGGTTTCATAGTAACATATTGTTATGAGATAAATGTATGATCCTTTTGCTTTTTATAAAGTGAGTACCACTTTATGAGTCATCCAATAGCGATTCACAAGAAAAGTATGTATTCTATAGCGATGAAATGCACTCATTTGATGAAGTAAAGATAAATACCGATAATATCTACTATGATCCATAATACCCAGGCTTCTACTTTCTGACGAATCATAAGTATAGTTGCAGCAAAGCTTAGAATAGTTGTGAAAGAATCTAGTAATATATAACTTGCAGCTTGTGGGAATAGATTGTTGAATCGTATATGGAGATGTGAGGTTATATAGGCTAATAATAAAGTAGTAATTGCTATTCATACTATATATAAGATTCTATTTTTATTCTCTACTAGTGTTATATTCTTATCTGATTGTTGTTGGTTTCAGTGCTTAGACCATATATACCAACCATAAAACCCTGTGACTATAAAATACAATTGTTCTCACAAATCAGCATAGAGTTGAATTTGATAAAATAGTGCTACATATAATAAACTTCCTATAAGTCCTACTGGTCGGTTTCGTATTTTGTTTTTAGATACGAGATACACACATAGTATGTTGAATAATGTTCCTACAAATTCTATATAACTCATCTGATAGTCTCCTATCGTGAAGATAATGGTATTGATGTTCAGATAATGTAAGATTATTTCAGTCATGATGAGTATTGTATAAAGATATAAAATGGTTATTAATAATGGTAATACATTGTTCAAAGCGTTGATTCCAATCGCTTCAAGTAATGACATGATAGTCTATATTATTTTCTCTGAGTTGTCTTTTGTGAGATTCTTCAAGATTTTTTCTACGATTTTCTTCTATTCTTGTGCCATCCTGCGTATAAGGACAATCAGTATTTAAGAAAAGATAGAGGTCTCATATATTGGTTTTTCTAATGTTTTCTCATACTATTAACTTCTTTTTGAAAAGGAATTGTGAATAAGATTCGGTGATTGATATATCTGAATCTATAAATAAAAATTTATTTGCTGTTTTCTCTCTTTTTTTTATTTCTTTGTAGTGGAGATGTGCAATATGGTATAAGTCATTATATGTTACAGTATTAGTATGAGATATTATTAATCTTGCCATTTCTGGAACATACGTTGTGTCATAGTAATTTGCTAAGAGTTGTGTCATAGTAGATTTACCAGTAGATTCAGATCAAACAATGATTATTTTTTTTGTAAAATATGATTTGGCATATTGATTAAGGTAATTTCGATAATGAAGTGGATTATTTCTAATCATTGTTCCAGAGATAGGAATTATGTTCCTTGATAGATCAAAACAAACATGATCAATATTCATATACTCAGCTACATAATCTCCATATGGTTCTGAAGTAAAGATCACATCTACAGTTGGAAACTCTTTTTTGAGATAAGTAGATCGTAATAATGATATTTCTCTCGATGATTCACTACTAGATGGTAAGTCTTCTGTGATATGTATGACGGATATATTTGAATATTCCTTATAGGTGTCTTTGACTCGTTTATACCTGACTTCTCATGGTATAGGTTCTG
It encodes:
- a CDS encoding nicotinamidase/pyrazinamidase produces the protein MKPNNGIALLSIDNIKTFEDKTLHELYVPNGELVAQQTKTIINICQNNNLLIINVFESHPNGHISFASSYKDKQPFDMISYDEIQHRTNEKNRLSDTAAFGVDQLKSYLQSRRNQTDTLRPDHARSETNSHELMPPLTPELFDIHISKGHQVDKHPYGGFGGTDLNDVLRKHRIHSLIITGVATDYCIQDTVLEALAQQYKTYLITDAIASISPEQGNIVQYNLQQQGAILITSQELEALLSSYNSNIS
- the nadR gene encoding Trifunctional NAD biosynthesis/regulator protein NadR, encoding MKKYNNGLIIGKFMPFHLGHEELITFGLERSHHLTIGVCSISSEPIPGEVRYKRVKDTYKEYSNISVIHITEDLPSSSESSREISLLRSTYLKKEFPTVDVIFTSEPYGDYVAEYMNIDHVCFDLSRNIIPISGTMIRNNPLHYRNYLNQYAKSYFTKKIIIVGSESTGKSTMTQLLANYYDTTYVPEMARLIISHTNTVTYNDLYHIAHLHYKEIKKREKTANKFLFIDSDISITESYSQFLFKKKLIVGENIRKTNIGDLYLFLNTDCPYTQDGTRIEENRRKNLEESHKRQLRENNIDYHVITGSDWNQRFEQCITIINNHFISLYNTHHDGNNLTLSEHQYHYLHDRRLSDELYRICRNIIQHTMCVSRI
- the pnuC gene encoding Nicotinamide riboside transporter PnuC, with protein sequence MSYIEFVGTLFNILCVYLVSKNKIRNRPVGLIGSLLYVALFYQIQLYADLGEQLYFIVTGFYGWYIWSKHGNQQQSDKNITLVENKNRILYIVGIAITTLLLAYITSHLHIRFNNLFPQAASYILLDSFTTILSFAATILMIRQKVEAWVLWIIVDIIGIYLYFIKGVHFIAIEYILFLGIAIGGLIKWYSLYKKQKDHTFIS
- the nadE gene encoding NH(3)-dependent NAD(+) synthetase; this encodes MTTYKATNRNLDYNTIENKLVTDIKNYVTNTAQSKACIVGISGGIDSATVSTLCAKTDLITILISMPIHQNIEELNRANNHMDWLQSNYPNIKSHTIDLTKTFETIKETLLHVGYAEDELYMALVNTRSRLRMATLYAIAQANQGLVIGTGNKVEDYGIGFFTKYGDGGVDLSPIGNLLKSEVKKLAQHMNINQDIIQAKPTDGLHPTGATDEDQIGASYDELERAMEQYDHGKRPQDYDDEYAQKIMTIYMQRHEANTHKINMPPILTIS